Part of the Sulfuricella denitrificans skB26 genome is shown below.
GCACCGGATGCAGTGAGTGCAGCGCAGCTCAAGGGATTTTTCGATACGGTGCAGCGTCTGAATGCGGATGGACGCATCCTTGCCTATCATGACCGTTCCGATGGCGGACTGCTTGCCACCCTGTGCGAGATGATGTTCGCCGGTCATTGCGGCGTGACGGTCGATCTGGACGAATTGTGCCTCGACCGCATCCGCTACGACGCCGAGCTGAGTGGGAAAGAACCGGTGGTGCCGCCTGGTGGCTACACCGATCGCATCTTCGGCGTGCTGTTCAGCGAGGAACTGGGTGCTGTGCTGCAGGTAAAGCGAAGCGACACGGCTGCGGTGATGGAAGCGTTTTTTGCCACTGGCCTGCGCGGCGAGTTGCACGTCATTGGCACGCTGAATCGGGATGACCGTCTGCTCGTCCAGCGCAACAACAAGGAAATCCTGGGCATGCCGCGCATCGAGCTGCAGCGCACCTGGTCGGAAACCACCAGCCGGATGCAATCCTTACGCGATAACCCGGAGTGCGCACAGCAGGAATACGCAAGCATTCTGGATGCCGGTGACCCTGGCCTGCATGCGGCCTTGAGCTTCGACCTTAACGACAATGTCGCCGCGCCATTCATTGCCCTCTCTCCTAACTCTCTCCCGGGGGGAGAGAGGGACGAAGTCTCGCTTCGCGAGGTTCACATAATTGGCAGCCGTCCGCGCATGGCGATCTTGCGTGAGCAGGGCGTCAATGGCCAGGTAGAAATGGGCGCCGCCTTCGACCGCGCCGGTTTCGAGGCGGTGGACGTGCACATGAGCGACATCATTGAAGGACGCGTTGCCCTAAAGGATTTTCATGGCCTTGCCGCCTGCGGCGGTTTTTCCTTCGGCGACGTGCTCGGCGCCGGGGAGGGTTGGGCCAAGTCGATCCTGTTTAATGCCCGTGCCAGAGACGAGTTCGAGTCGTTCTTCCAGCGCAGCGACACTTTCGCCCTGGGCGTGTGCAACGGCTGCCAGATGATGAGCAATCTTCACGCCATCATTCCCGGCGCGGAAAGCTGGCCGCATTTCGTGCGCAACAAGTCGGAGCAGTTCGAGGCGCGCTTCGTCATGGTGGAGGTGACCCCAAGCCCATCCTTGTTCCTCGATGGCATGGTCGGCAGTCGCATGCCGATCGTAGTGGCGCACGGCGAGGGTTACGCCGAATTCGGCAGCGAGCAGCAGATGAACTCGGCCCAGGTGGCGCTACGCTACGTCGACAATCGCGGTCAGCCAACCGGGGGTTATCCGGCCAACCCGAATAGTTCTCCCCGGGGCATAACCGGCCTGACCACGCCAGACGGGCGCTTCACCATCATGATGCCGCACCCCGAGCGAGTCTTCCGCTCCGTGCAGCATTCCTGGCATCCCGCGGCATGGCTCGAGGACGGACCGTGGATGCGGATGTTCCGCAATGCGAGGAAATGGGTGGGGTAATCTCTGCGGGTTCTGAAATGAACAAGGGCGCCAGTGGCGCCCTTGTTCATTGTTGCGGTGCTTGTTACGTTACTTTTTAGCAGCTGCCGTATCTGCCGTTTCTTCAATCTTGGCCTTGGCGCGCAAGTCGGAGATCATTTTGTCGATTTGCTGCTGTTGCGCGCGCTGGCGCAGGTTCTGTTTCACCTCGTCGAAGGGTGGCGCCTGCATCGTGCGTGAGTCCTCGAGCTTGATGATATGGTAGCCGAACTGGCTCTTCACGGGTTCGGTGGTGTACTGGCCTTTTTGCAGCTTGGTCATGGCATCGCTGAATTCTGGCACGAAATTGGCCGGTGCGGCCCATCCCAGATCCCCACCCTTAGCCTTGGAGCCCGGGTCTTTCGATTTTTCAGCCAGTTTCTCGAATTTCTCGCCTTTTTTCAGCTTGGCAATGATGTCTTTCGCATCGGCTTCTTTTTCCACCAGGATGTGGCGCGCATGGTATTCCTTGTCGCCCATCTGGGACTTGATTTTGTCGTAATCGGCTTTCAATACATCATCGCCGATTGGATTATTCTTGATGTAGTCCTGCAGGTAGGCGCGGATCAGAATGGTCTGCCGTGCGAGGTCGATCTGGGTGTTTACCTCGGCCGATTTGTCCATACCCTTTTTGAGCGCTTCCTGGGCAACGACTTCCTCGATGATCAGTTTTTCACGAATATTTTTCCGTACTTCAGGGGTGTCCGGTTGGCCTTGCTGCTGGCTTTGCTGGAGCAGAAAGTTAAAGCGCGCCTGGCTGATCTGGGCGCCGTTTACAGTGGCAATGGCTGCTGTAGCACTGACAGCGGGTACCGCGGCGGATTTGTCGCCATCCTGGGCGTTGCACGAAGCGAGGGTGAGCATGCTGCCGATAGAGACTGCAAGAATTCGAGATTTGTATGAAAACATCAATGACATCCTTTGGTTAAAAAAACTGGGTAAGGTTGATTATAGTCTATTTAATTCTCGCCGGGAGTGTACGCTTTTATGCTTATGGCGTGAATCTCATTTTGCAACATTTCTCCCAGCAACTCGTTGATCATGCGGTGTCTGGCTATCAGAGATTTGTCGGCGAACTGGGTTGAAACGATAGTCAGACGGTAGTGTCCACCGCCACCCTTGGCGCCTTCATGGCCGGCATGCCGGGCGCTTTCATCTTCGATTTCCAGACGTTCCGGGGAAAGCGGGGCGAGTCGTTCACGAATTTTTTCAGGTGTGCTCATGCAGGCAGTACTTTCTTGAATGGTTTAACAGTAACTCGTGAGAAAACCCCGGCCGAGACGTAAGGGTCGGCCTCGGCCCAGGCGCGCGCAGCTTCCAGAGATTCGAATTCGGCCACGATCAGGCTACCCGAGAAGCCGGCTGGGCCTGGGTTGGGGCTGTCGATCGCGGGAAATGGGCCTGCCAGCAATAGTCGCCCATTTTGTTGCAAGGCATCCAGTCGGGCGAGGTGCGCAGGGCGGGCGGTCAGTCGTTTTTCCAGGCTGTCCAGTGCGTCATCGCCGATAATGGCATACAGCATTACTGGACATCCTTGTCTTCTTCAATGTATTTTGCCAGCAACAAGCCCTGTCCGAGGACAAATACCAGCATCAGACCAAGGATGCCGAACAATTTGAAGTTGACCCAGGTGTCGGTAGAAAAGTTGAAAGCCACGTACAGGTTGACGAATCCGACTACCGTAAAAAAGGTGGCCCAGCCCAGATTCAATCTATTCCAGATATTTTCCGGCAGAACCATCTGTTTTCCCATCATGGCTTTAATCAGGTTTTTTCTGAAGGCGATCTGGCTGATCAGCAGCACGCTGGCGAACAGCCAGTAGAGTACGGTCGGTTTCCACTTGATGAAGGTTTCATCGTGCAGGAGCAGGGTCGCGCCGCCGAATACCGTAATGATCGCCAGGCTGATCCACAGCATCTTGTCTGCCTTGCCGTGACGGAAATGTACCCAGCCGATTTGGCCGAACGTGGCTACTATCGCGACAGCGGTGGCAATCAGGATAGGCAGCTGCTTCGTGTCCGCCAGATAACCGATCGAGGCGGTCAGCGCTGCAACCTGGTCAGGATATGCCCCCGCAAGTTTGAACGCACCAAAAAACAGGATGATGGGAAACAGGTCGAAAAGGAATTTCATCAGGGCTGGTCGTATTACGCATCATTTCATCGAGACCCGTATTTTGCTATGATTCGGGTTGTTTTAACAAGCCTGCCATAAATGTCTTCCGTTATTGACCTGCATAGTCACTCAACCATTTCCGATGGTTTGTTCACCCCTTCCGAGCTGGTTCGGCGCGCAGACGCCCAAGGCGTCAGGGTGCTGGCGCTGACCGACCATGACGATGTCGCCGGACTGGACGAGGCGCGCGCGGCAGCGATTGAGGCTGGCATTGCGCTGGTCAATGGCGTTGAAATTTCGGTAACCTGGAATAAACGCAGCGTTCACATCGTAGGTTTGCGCATCGATCCCGCATACGAGCCACTGCAAAATGGTTTGGCAGTGATTCGTGCCGGTCGCGGCGAACGGGCAATCCGCATCGCAGCCGGGTTGGAAAAGGCCGGTATCCCGGGCAGCCTGGAAGGCGCTTACGCCTATGCTGCCAATCCAGGCATCATCAGCCGTACCCACTTTGCCCGCTTTCTGGTGGCAAAGGGCATTGTCAAGGATACTCGTACTGTGTTCAAAAAATACCTGGTCAAAGGTAAGCCGGGTTATGTGGAGCACTGCTGGGCCGATTTTGCCGATGCCATCGGCTGGATTTGCGCAAGCGGCGGGATTGCGGTGCTCGCTCATCCCGGCCGCTACGATTTGGGCAGGACCAATCTGGACAGCCTGATCGCCGATTTCAAGGAGGTCGGTGGTGAGGCGATCGAAGTGGTGACGGGCAACCATACCGCCAATCAGTTCATTCAATTTGCCAACTACGCCAAGGAATTCGATTTGATGTCTTCCTGCGGCTCCGATTTTCACGGTGTCGGCGAAAGCTACATGGATCTGGGTCGTTTGCCTGCATTGCCTCCTGGCTGCAAGCCGGTGTGGCACAATTGGCCGGAGATGGCGAGTGCTGAGTCGGCACTTGCTCAACACTCAACACTCAGTACTCAGGACTGAACGATCATGTCCCAGTTTTTTGTTATTCATCCCGAAAATCCGCAGTTGCGCCTGATTCACCAGACGGTGGAAATCATCCGCAACGGTGGTGTAATTGCCTATCCGACCGACGCCAGCTACGCTCTGGGCTGCGGACTGGGCGACAGAGAGGCGCAGCAGCGCATCCGCGCGATCCGTGGCGTGGATGAAGATCATCCGCTGACCCTGGTCTGCCGCGATCTGGCCGAGATCTCCGTGTATGCCAAAGTGGACAACCGCCAGTTCCGGCTGCTAAAGGCGAATACGCCGGGCTGCTACACTTTCATCCTGGAAGCGACGCGGGAGGTGCCGAAGAGATTACAGCACCCGAAGCGCAAGACTATTGGCCTGCGCGTACCAGATCATCCGATTCTCCAGGCGCTGCTGGCCGAGTTGGGCGGGCCGTTGCTGAGTACGACCCTGCAATTGCCCGGGGATGAGCAGCCGCTCAATGACCCTTATGATATTCGCGACTTGCTCGAACGTCAGGTTGATCTGGTTGTGGATGGTGGCTATGGTGATGTGGACACCACCACCGTGATCGATCTGAGCGGTGAGACGCCGGTGCTACTTCGGGCGGGCAAGGGCGATATCCATCCCTTTGGACTGGAAGAAGAATAAATGGAATTGAATATCGTACAACAGGTTGCCGTTTATGCCTTGCCGGTAGTATTTGCCATCACCCTGCACGAGGCGGCACATGGCTACGTCGCAAAGCACTTCGGTGATACCACCGCCTACATGCTGGGACGGGTGAGCATGAACCCGCTACGCCATATCGACCCGATCGGCACCGTTCTTATTCCCCTCCTGACCATGTTTCTGGGCGGTATCCTGTTTGGCTGGGCCAAGCCGGTGCCGGTGAATTTCAACCATTTGCGCAATCCGAAGAAGGATATGCTGTGGGTGGCTCTGGCCGGTCCAGGCGCAAACTTGGCCATGGCGCTCGGCTGGGCAGTGGTGATGAAGCTTGCCAATATGATGCCGGACAGTCCATTTTCCTTGCCAATGGCGCTGATGGGCATGGCCGGGATAAATATCAATATCGTGCTGATGGTGCTTAATTTGCTGCCGTTACTGCCGCTGGATGGTGGTCGCATCGCCGTCAGCCTGTTGCCTGGGCGGCTGGCCTACCGCTATTCCATGCTGGAACCTTACGGCATGATTTTGCTGGTGATTCTGCTGTTCAGCGGCGTGCTGGGCGCGATTATCGGGCCGCTGATTCACGTGACAAAATCGTTGATATTGCTGCTATTCGGTATTTGACTAACGGTCATGGCGAACCGCTGCCACAATTGATGTAATAGCATTCGCCCTGACCGTTTCCCTCTCTCCTAACTCTCTCCCGGAGGGTGAGAGGGACGAGGTATCGCTTCGCGAGTTTTACTTTAAGAAAGAACTTAAGAACATGTTTACTGAACGCGTTTTGTCCGGCATGCGCCCAACCGGTAGCCTGCATCTGGGTCATTACCACGGCGTGCTGAAAAACTGGATCAAGCTGCAGCATGAATACGAGTGCTTGTTTTTTGTTGCTGACTGGCATGCGCTGACTACCCATTACGACACGCCAGGCATTATCGAACAGAGCGTCTGGGATATGGTGATCGACTGGCTCGCCGCGGGCGTGGACCCGTCCCGTGCGACCCTGTTTATCCAGTCGCGCGTGCCAGAACACGCTGAACTTCATCTGCTGCTGTCGATGATGACGCCGCTGGGGTGGCTGGAGCGGATGCCAACCTACAAGGACCAGCAGGAAAAGCTCAGTGGTAAGGATTTGAGTACCTATGGCTTTCTTGGCTACCCGCTGTTGCAGGCGGCGGATATCCTTATCTACCGCGCCAACCAGGTGCCGGTGGGCGAGGATCAGGTGCCACACATCGAGTTTACGCGCGAGTTGGCGCGGCGCTTCAACCATCTCTACGGACGTGAGCCGGGTTTCGAGGAAAAGGCCGAAGCCGCAGTCAAGAAGCTTGGCGGCAAGCGCGCCAAGCTCTATGAGGAACTGCGCACGCGCTATCAGCAGGAAGGTGACGAGAAGGCGCTTGAGTCAGCACGGGCCTTGCTTAATGACCAGCAGAACCTGTCTTTGGGCGACCGCGAGCGGCTGTTCGGCTATCTCGAAGGTGGCGGCAAGATGATCCTGGCAGAGCCTCAGGCGCTACTCACTGCGGCTTCAAAAATGCCGGGGCTGGATGGGCAGAAGATGTCGAAGTCCTACAACAACACCATTTCCCTGCGCGAGGATGAAGACAGCGTGGCAAAGAAAATCCGCACCATGCCGACCGATCCAGCACGTATTCGGCGCACCGACCCCGGCACGCCAGAGAAATGTCCGGTTTGGCAGTTTCATTTGGTCTATTCTGAAGAAAGTCGAAAAGAATGGGTGCAGCAGGGCTGCACGACCGCCGGCATCGGCTGTCTGGAATGCAAACAACCGGTAATCGACGCGGTGCTGGAAGAGCAAAGGCCGATGCGCGAACGGGCGCAGATGTACATGGACGATCCCACCCAGGTGCGCAACATCATTTCTGATGGTTGTGAAAAGGCGCGCGAACTGGCATTCGAAACCATGCGCGATGTTCGCGAAGCGATGGGGTTGAATTACGGCTAGATTAGCGCCATGTTAGAGGCATCATGCCGAGAAAAAAGAAAACCACGCTAGACCAGGAACTCCTCGAAGGTGAGGTTCTACGTTCCACGGATGCCGGAGAGGACGCCACACCGCTGGTTCCTGCCGGCATTTATCCCACTACGCTTTACTTGTTGCCCCTGTCGGAGCGCCCATTTTTTCCGGCACAGAGCCTGCCGTTGCTAATGAACGAGGGGCCGTGGCTGGAAACGGTGAAGAAGATCGGTGAAACGCCGCAGCAGATGGCAGGTATTATCCTGGTCAATCTTCCTCATACTGAAGGCGCCACACCAGAGGATTTCTACTCTATCGGCACGCTAGTGCGCATGCATCACCCGGTACGAGCCGAAGGCAAGATCCAGTTTATTGCCGAGGGCCAGAGCCGCTTTCGTATCGTCAAGTGGCTTTCCAGCAAGCCACCCTATGTGGTGCAGGTTGAATACCCTTCTGAAATCGCGCGCAACGAGGATGAGCTGAAAGCGTACGCAATGGCGATCATCAACACCATCAAGGAGTTGATGCCCCTCAACCCGCTGTATAGTGAGGAACTCAAGTTCTTCCTCAACCGTTTCAGCCCGAATGAACCGTCGCTGCTGGCCGATTTTGCTGCTTCCCTGACGACTGCCTCGAAAGAGGAATTGCAGTCGGTGATGGATGCCTTCAACCTGCGCCGCCGCATGGAGAAGGTGCTGGTGCTGATCAAAAAAGAGCTTGAGGTCGCCAAGCTGCAGTCGCAGATCCGCGAGCAGGTCGAGCAGAAGATGACCAAGCAGCAGCGCGAGTTTTTCCTGCGCGAGCAACTCAAGGAAATTCAGAAAGAGCTAGGCCTGGCCAAGGACGACAAAACCGCTGACGTCGAACGCTTCAGGGAGCGACTGGCCAAGCTGAAGCTTTCCGATTCGGCGAAAAAACGTGTCGATGAGGAGATGCAGAAGCTTTCGGTACTTGAATCCGGCTCGCCGGAATATGCGGTGACGCGTAACTACCTCGATTGGCTGAGCCAGCTGCCGTGGGGTAAATTCTCTAAAGACAAGCTCGATCTGGCGCGTGCGCGCAAAATTCTCGACCACGATCATGATGGTCTCGACGACGTCAAGGAGCGCATTGTCGAATTCCTTGCCGTGGGTTCGCTCAAAGGCGAAATTGCCGGTTCCATTATTTTGCTGGTGGGGCCGCCCGGTGTGGGCAAGACTTCTATCGGGCGATCCATCGCCAATGCCTTGGGACGAAAATTCTACCGTTTCTCTCTGGGTGGCATGCGCGACGAAGCCGAGATCAAAGGCCACCGCCGTACCTACATCGGCGCCATGCCTGGCAAGTTCGTCCAGGCGATCAAGGAATGTGGCGTGACCAACCCGGTGATCATGCTCGACGAGATCGACAAAATCGGCGCTTCTTATCAGGGAGACCCAGCCTCGGCGCTGCTGGAAGTGCTCGATCCCGAGCAGAACGTCGATTTCCTGGATCACTACCTGGACGTGCGTTTCGACCTGTCCAAGGTACTTTTCATTTGCACCGCCAACCAACTCGATACCATTCCCGCGCCGCTACTGGACCGGATGGAGACGATTCGCCTGTCCGGCTACATCACTGCCGAGAAGGTGAAGATTGCCAAACACCATCTGTGGCCCAAGCAGCTCAAGAAAGCAGGGCTGAAGCGCGGCGATCTGACCATTACCGAAGCCGCTTTGAAGCGCGTCATCGAGGGCTTTGCGCGTGAGGCCGGGGTGCGAAACCTGGAAAAACAGCTAGGCAGCATGGTACGCAAGGCGGTGGTTAAGATCGTCGGCGGCGAGGAGCAACCAATTCGCCTGGGCGTCGATGAGGTTGAAGAATATCTGGGCAAGCCGGTGTTCATACCGGAAAAGCCGATCACCGGCATCGGTGTGGTAACGGGCCTGGCCTGGACGGCGATGGGCGGTGCCACGCTGTCGATCGAAGCAACCCTGGTGCATACTAAGAACCGGGGTTTCAAAATGACCGGCAAGCTCGGCGAGGTGATGCGCGAATCGGCTGAGATCGCCTACAGTTACATCTCATCGCACCTCAAGGTGTTCAAGGGTAACCCTGCATTCTTCGACGAAGCCTTCGTCCACTTGCATGTGCCGGAAGGCGCGACGCCCAAGGACGGTCCGAGCGCGGGCGTCACTATGGCCACCGCGCTATTGTCTCTGGCGCGCCACGAGAAAATTTCCCGTCCGCTCGCCATGACTGGCGAACTGACCTTGACCGGTGAAGTGCTGGCTATCGGTGGGCTGCGCGAGAAGGTGATTGCGGCGCGGCGCATCCGCATTACAGAGTTGATCTTCCCGGAAGCCAACCGGCGCGATTTTGACGAGCTGCCGGATCATATAAAGGAAGGCGTGACGGCGCATTTTGTGAGACAATTCAAAGATGTGGTGAAGATTGTGTTTGGTTAAAGGTCACCCCTTAAACCGCAGAGGACGCGGAGGACGCGGAAGTTAAAGGCAGGGAGGGTTTTCCTCCGCGTCCTCTGCGATGAGAATGAATGTCTGTAATTGATGAAACCCACGTTGTCCGCATCCACGGTGAGCCGCTCACCGAGATGCCGCATGATCTCTACATTCCACCCGAAGCGCTCGAGGTTTTTCTCGAAACTTTCGAAGGCCCACTTGATCTCCTGCTGTACCTGATCCGTCGCCAGAATCTGGATGTCCTCAATATCCAGATGGCAGAGCTGACACGGCAGTACATGCACTATGTTGAAATGATGCATGCAGGACAACTAGAGCTGGCTTCCGAATATCTGCTGATGGCGGCGCTGCTGATCGAGATCAAGTCGCGCATGCTGCTGCCGCGCCGCGACGAAAGTACCGAGGACGAAACCGATCCGCGCGCCGAGCTGGTGAGAAGGTTGCTGGAATATGAGCAGATGAAGCTGGCGGCACAGCGACTGGATGAACTTCCCATCGCCGGGCGCGATTTCGCTCTGGTTCAGGTGTGGCTGGAGCAGGCAGCGGCAAAGCGCTTGCCGGAAGTCAGCCTGGATGATCTGAAACAGGCCTGGCTGGGCGTGCTGGCTCGTGCCAGGGTCAATCGCCATCATAAGGTGAGCCGTGAGGAGCTATCGGTGCGCGAACACATGAGCCGCCTTCTGCGCCACCTGAAGGATGAGCGCTTCGCCGAGTTTGGTGCGCTGTTCGACCCGTCACGCGGTGTGCCGGAACTGGTGGTGACCTTTCTCGCCGTGCTGGAACTGGTGCGGGAGTCCTTGGTGGTGGTCACCCAGCAGGAACCTTTCGCACTAATTTATGTGAAACTGAACCATGCAGACACCTAATTTGAAAGAGATTAAACTGGTGCTGGAAACCGCTCTGTTGGTAGGTCAGGAGCCGCTTTCCCTGCATGAGTTGAAAAAGCTCTTCGACTTTGAGTTGAACACGGATATTTTGCGCAAACTATTGGAAGAGCTGCGCCAGGACTGGACGGGGCGGGGCGTCGAGCTGGTCAGCGTAGCGAGTGGCTGGCGCTTCCAGGCGCGTGTCGAATATCAGAAACATCTCGACCGCCTCAATCCGGAAAAGCCGCCGCGCTATTCCCGCGCGGTCATGGAAACCCTGGCGATCATTGCTTACAAGCAGCCGGTGACGCGTGGTGATATAGAGGATATTCGCGGCGTTACGGTCAGCAGCCAGGTGATCAAGACGCTGGAAGAGCGTGGCTGGATTGATGCGGTGGGCCATCGCGACGTACCGGGCCGGCCGGCACTATTTGCCACTACCAGACAAATGCTCGACGATCTCGGATTGCGCTCGTTGGAGGAGTTGCCACAGATGGAACAGACCGACGTGAATTTACTTGCAACATCTAACGAATAACGGAAAGCAGGACGATATGCCAGATAAGAAGGATTCCACCGGACCGCGCTCCGATTCACCGCCAAGGAAGAAAGCGAGCAACCAGGAATTCCGTGGTGGCAAGAAGACGCCGTTTCGCAAGCCACTGAAGGCACAAAGCGAAGAGAAACCCGCCAGAGAGGAGGAAGTTCCCGCTCCTATCTACGTCCATGAAGTTGAGGAAAGCGATGACGTCGCTGAAAAATTAGGCACGCCGCGTGGGCGCCGAGGTCTACCTACGCAGAAGTTGCAGAAGATTCTGGCACAGGCTGGATTGGGTTCGCGCCGCGACATGGAAGAACTTATCAAGGCTGGACGGGTTACGGTCAATGGTCAGGTGGCCGAACTGGGCGCGCGCATCAGCGATGAGGACATGGTGCGAGTGGATCGCAAGAACGTCCGGGTTCGCGCGGCGGGCAAGATGCCGCGCATCATGCTCTACCATAAGCCGGAAGGCGAGATCGTCAGTCGTGACGACCCGGAAGGCCGCGCCAGCGTGTTCGATCGTCTGCCGCAGATGAGAACATCGAAATGGATTGCCATCGGGCGCCTGGACTTCAACACCAGCGGCCTGCTGATTTTTACCACCTCCGGCGAACTGGCCAATCATTTGATGCACCCGCGTTTCGAAGTGGAGCGTGAATACGCAGTGCGCACCTTGGGCACGCTCACACCCGAGCAGTTGACGCAACTTACGGCGGGGATCGAGCTTGAGGACGGCACGGCAAATTTCGATACGATTTCCGACCAAGGCGGTGAAGGCATCAACCACTGGTACCGTGTCGTCTTGCGTGAGGGCCGTAACCGCGAGGTGCGGCGCATGTTCGAAGCAGTCGGCCTGACTGTCAGCCGGTTGATGCGGGTGCGTTTCGGTGCGATCAACCTGCCGCCGCGCCTGAAACGCGGGCAAACCATGGAGCTGGATCCGCTACAGGTGCGTCAGATACTGAAATGGGCGGGGATCGAAGCTCCCACCATCGCAGACAAACAGTCGCGCCCAGACGAGGAGAAGAGAGTCAGCCGGATCAGGTCACACCCGCCTGTGGCACCAGAAAAACCGGCTCGCCGTCCAGTACGCAAAGCGCCGCCATCCCGCTGATTTTCTGAGCGCTGGGTAAGGTTGAGACACAAACCTTGCCTGATCCTACTTATATTTGCGCGGAATCAATGGGGTGATGCAATCAACTCAAGATCAACAGAGCCCATTGATTCAAACTCCTCACAACATAAAAAAGCCAGCGAAGTTCGCTGGCTCGAGATCATCACTATAAATTCAGTG
Proteins encoded:
- a CDS encoding peptidylprolyl isomerase, translated to MFSYKSRILAVSIGSMLTLASCNAQDGDKSAAVPAVSATAAIATVNGAQISQARFNFLLQQSQQQGQPDTPEVRKNIREKLIIEEVVAQEALKKGMDKSAEVNTQIDLARQTILIRAYLQDYIKNNPIGDDVLKADYDKIKSQMGDKEYHARHILVEKEADAKDIIAKLKKGEKFEKLAEKSKDPGSKAKGGDLGWAAPANFVPEFSDAMTKLQKGQYTTEPVKSQFGYHIIKLEDSRTMQAPPFDEVKQNLRQRAQQQQIDKMISDLRAKAKIEETADTAAAKK
- a CDS encoding BolA family protein, with translation MSTPEKIRERLAPLSPERLEIEDESARHAGHEGAKGGGGHYRLTIVSTQFADKSLIARHRMINELLGEMLQNEIHAISIKAYTPGEN
- a CDS encoding YciI family protein, which encodes MLYAIIGDDALDSLEKRLTARPAHLARLDALQQNGRLLLAGPFPAIDSPNPGPAGFSGSLIVAEFESLEAARAWAEADPYVSAGVFSRVTVKPFKKVLPA
- a CDS encoding septation protein A, translating into MKFLFDLFPIILFFGAFKLAGAYPDQVAALTASIGYLADTKQLPILIATAVAIVATFGQIGWVHFRHGKADKMLWISLAIITVFGGATLLLHDETFIKWKPTVLYWLFASVLLISQIAFRKNLIKAMMGKQMVLPENIWNRLNLGWATFFTVVGFVNLYVAFNFSTDTWVNFKLFGILGLMLVFVLGQGLLLAKYIEEDKDVQ
- a CDS encoding 3',5'-nucleoside bisphosphate phosphatase yields the protein MSSVIDLHSHSTISDGLFTPSELVRRADAQGVRVLALTDHDDVAGLDEARAAAIEAGIALVNGVEISVTWNKRSVHIVGLRIDPAYEPLQNGLAVIRAGRGERAIRIAAGLEKAGIPGSLEGAYAYAANPGIISRTHFARFLVAKGIVKDTRTVFKKYLVKGKPGYVEHCWADFADAIGWICASGGIAVLAHPGRYDLGRTNLDSLIADFKEVGGEAIEVVTGNHTANQFIQFANYAKEFDLMSSCGSDFHGVGESYMDLGRLPALPPGCKPVWHNWPEMASAESALAQHSTLSTQD
- a CDS encoding L-threonylcarbamoyladenylate synthase, whose protein sequence is MSQFFVIHPENPQLRLIHQTVEIIRNGGVIAYPTDASYALGCGLGDREAQQRIRAIRGVDEDHPLTLVCRDLAEISVYAKVDNRQFRLLKANTPGCYTFILEATREVPKRLQHPKRKTIGLRVPDHPILQALLAELGGPLLSTTLQLPGDEQPLNDPYDIRDLLERQVDLVVDGGYGDVDTTTVIDLSGETPVLLRAGKGDIHPFGLEEE
- a CDS encoding site-2 protease family protein; this encodes MELNIVQQVAVYALPVVFAITLHEAAHGYVAKHFGDTTAYMLGRVSMNPLRHIDPIGTVLIPLLTMFLGGILFGWAKPVPVNFNHLRNPKKDMLWVALAGPGANLAMALGWAVVMKLANMMPDSPFSLPMALMGMAGININIVLMVLNLLPLLPLDGGRIAVSLLPGRLAYRYSMLEPYGMILLVILLFSGVLGAIIGPLIHVTKSLILLLFGI
- a CDS encoding tryptophan--tRNA ligase, producing the protein MFTERVLSGMRPTGSLHLGHYHGVLKNWIKLQHEYECLFFVADWHALTTHYDTPGIIEQSVWDMVIDWLAAGVDPSRATLFIQSRVPEHAELHLLLSMMTPLGWLERMPTYKDQQEKLSGKDLSTYGFLGYPLLQAADILIYRANQVPVGEDQVPHIEFTRELARRFNHLYGREPGFEEKAEAAVKKLGGKRAKLYEELRTRYQQEGDEKALESARALLNDQQNLSLGDRERLFGYLEGGGKMILAEPQALLTAASKMPGLDGQKMSKSYNNTISLREDEDSVAKKIRTMPTDPARIRRTDPGTPEKCPVWQFHLVYSEESRKEWVQQGCTTAGIGCLECKQPVIDAVLEEQRPMRERAQMYMDDPTQVRNIISDGCEKARELAFETMRDVREAMGLNYG
- the lon gene encoding endopeptidase La yields the protein MPRKKKTTLDQELLEGEVLRSTDAGEDATPLVPAGIYPTTLYLLPLSERPFFPAQSLPLLMNEGPWLETVKKIGETPQQMAGIILVNLPHTEGATPEDFYSIGTLVRMHHPVRAEGKIQFIAEGQSRFRIVKWLSSKPPYVVQVEYPSEIARNEDELKAYAMAIINTIKELMPLNPLYSEELKFFLNRFSPNEPSLLADFAASLTTASKEELQSVMDAFNLRRRMEKVLVLIKKELEVAKLQSQIREQVEQKMTKQQREFFLREQLKEIQKELGLAKDDKTADVERFRERLAKLKLSDSAKKRVDEEMQKLSVLESGSPEYAVTRNYLDWLSQLPWGKFSKDKLDLARARKILDHDHDGLDDVKERIVEFLAVGSLKGEIAGSIILLVGPPGVGKTSIGRSIANALGRKFYRFSLGGMRDEAEIKGHRRTYIGAMPGKFVQAIKECGVTNPVIMLDEIDKIGASYQGDPASALLEVLDPEQNVDFLDHYLDVRFDLSKVLFICTANQLDTIPAPLLDRMETIRLSGYITAEKVKIAKHHLWPKQLKKAGLKRGDLTITEAALKRVIEGFAREAGVRNLEKQLGSMVRKAVVKIVGGEEQPIRLGVDEVEEYLGKPVFIPEKPITGIGVVTGLAWTAMGGATLSIEATLVHTKNRGFKMTGKLGEVMRESAEIAYSYISSHLKVFKGNPAFFDEAFVHLHVPEGATPKDGPSAGVTMATALLSLARHEKISRPLAMTGELTLTGEVLAIGGLREKVIAARRIRITELIFPEANRRDFDELPDHIKEGVTAHFVRQFKDVVKIVFG
- a CDS encoding segregation and condensation protein A; its protein translation is MSVIDETHVVRIHGEPLTEMPHDLYIPPEALEVFLETFEGPLDLLLYLIRRQNLDVLNIQMAELTRQYMHYVEMMHAGQLELASEYLLMAALLIEIKSRMLLPRRDESTEDETDPRAELVRRLLEYEQMKLAAQRLDELPIAGRDFALVQVWLEQAAAKRLPEVSLDDLKQAWLGVLARARVNRHHKVSREELSVREHMSRLLRHLKDERFAEFGALFDPSRGVPELVVTFLAVLELVRESLVVVTQQEPFALIYVKLNHADT
- the scpB gene encoding SMC-Scp complex subunit ScpB, with translation MQTPNLKEIKLVLETALLVGQEPLSLHELKKLFDFELNTDILRKLLEELRQDWTGRGVELVSVASGWRFQARVEYQKHLDRLNPEKPPRYSRAVMETLAIIAYKQPVTRGDIEDIRGVTVSSQVIKTLEERGWIDAVGHRDVPGRPALFATTRQMLDDLGLRSLEELPQMEQTDVNLLATSNE